One part of the Candidatus Polarisedimenticolaceae bacterium genome encodes these proteins:
- a CDS encoding ATP-binding protein — MSRARLALVPLVPLLIVLAGEVLARRATGIPPEAARRQLEREARVYQASFRRLLSDAEKVARCALERGPEEALGCASPVLARRLEGAGVASVDGGYLEWIGSPAEARDRRAEAHPRWVVRREGMRRSLLARTAADATGRFGAASFALDLDSPLPGASLDDLMPTSARGHVVATADFEGSVLEAFGAPFPGDQGLRVHVDLLDPKGVRMGVATFEPVAPGFRATAIRGASRAWAVLAFGALALTVPGLRRRLASPRVCLAFLALVVACRALAIAVRLPSALLPRSVGSPSAFGTAKGLGLAASPGDLLLTMLSVLALVWALRQLARRASPAVARVVALVAGGGAVAAPFALGELGRALAVDARVTALSLVDAASSPAQATLLLALVTAIVAAAALVSAAWLAYHRATRGSPRGRRAVECAALAAAILVVSLSMQRASDRSALARLRSEYAPQVLQQESQRRVALEAAVAEAAASLRVREILDSVDIGEAESVAYRMWVSGPLFHRGYQSSLQVFDPSGTPRGLFAFGVPPLGESPPASIPPKGTIVVRDREQARLAASLQRFVHVEAGIYEGDRPIGVVVGHVLDDPSNLPFLPAVAPFLAAIGPGAPRPPGAREPDYVLYDTDGGVLLHTVLEPPAASPELRDAARRGATVRIADGSGRHVGLPLLDGERLHLLLLPERSAADTVAGFVRLAVATFAIGLALAALARLARPGGAARLVAALRGSFYRKLLASILVASVAPLVAFALFLRGYVESRVEAGLAASSAGVANAVRRVVEDYAAVALEESAEETPARLNDATLAWLRGVVGQEIHLYEGGVMTATSKPELFASGLLLPRLAGEVQRAVVLEGLPYLVRWEHLGELRLPVAYARVDLAGRREPAVVALPLVAQERQAARGVERLLEMLLLATVLLTGALALVAAFVARSVARPVRDLVRAAARIARGDYAARAATASRDEVRDLVDGFNAMAAALAAQRADLERRRDHMEALLRNATTGVVSTDPEGRIVTANPAAEALIAAVGGELAPGASLSAAIARVPALAPLASAVARPPAVPAEPEEIDLLLDGGVRRLRLVRAPLPDPDGGPPGTLNLVDDVTDLMRSNQLAAWAEMARAIAHEIKNPLTPIQLSTEHLARLLRDRGQLPSPELEACLETVLKQVRNLREIASEFGAYAKLPALSPEPIDAASFLRDVAAPYVAAPPAGVTIVERHLPAPSVAVDRRVLARAVVNLVENAIQAMPDGGTLALTSAPRGPDAVELVVADSGVGLSADARRRLFEPYFSTKSSGTGLGLAIVRRAVEGHGGRIEVEDAAGGGTLFRIVLPAAP; from the coding sequence CCGGCGCCTGCTCTCCGATGCCGAGAAGGTGGCCCGCTGCGCGTTGGAGCGGGGCCCCGAGGAGGCCCTCGGGTGCGCGTCTCCCGTCCTCGCGCGCCGCCTGGAAGGAGCCGGGGTGGCGTCCGTCGACGGCGGCTACCTCGAGTGGATCGGCTCCCCCGCCGAGGCGCGCGATCGTCGCGCCGAAGCCCATCCGCGCTGGGTCGTGCGCCGCGAGGGGATGCGTCGGAGCCTGCTCGCTCGGACGGCCGCCGACGCGACCGGACGGTTCGGCGCCGCGTCGTTCGCGCTCGATCTCGACTCCCCGTTGCCGGGAGCCTCGCTCGACGACCTGATGCCCACGTCGGCCCGGGGGCACGTGGTCGCCACCGCCGACTTCGAAGGAAGCGTCCTCGAAGCGTTCGGGGCTCCCTTCCCCGGCGACCAAGGCCTCCGCGTGCACGTCGACCTCCTCGACCCCAAGGGCGTCCGCATGGGGGTGGCGACCTTCGAGCCGGTCGCCCCCGGGTTCCGCGCGACGGCGATCCGGGGCGCCTCGCGCGCGTGGGCGGTCCTCGCGTTCGGCGCGCTCGCGTTGACCGTTCCCGGGCTGAGGCGACGTCTCGCGAGCCCCCGGGTTTGCCTCGCCTTCCTCGCCCTCGTCGTCGCCTGCCGCGCCCTCGCGATCGCCGTCCGGCTCCCGTCGGCGCTGCTTCCGCGTTCCGTCGGCTCGCCGAGCGCCTTCGGGACCGCGAAGGGGCTCGGCCTCGCCGCCTCGCCCGGCGACCTCCTCCTCACGATGCTCTCCGTCCTCGCCCTGGTGTGGGCGCTTCGGCAGCTCGCCCGGCGCGCGAGCCCCGCGGTCGCCAGGGTGGTCGCGCTCGTCGCGGGGGGCGGGGCGGTGGCGGCTCCATTCGCACTCGGCGAGCTCGGTCGCGCGCTCGCGGTCGACGCGCGCGTGACCGCCCTCTCGCTCGTGGACGCCGCCTCGTCGCCGGCGCAAGCGACGCTGCTGCTCGCTTTGGTCACGGCGATCGTCGCGGCGGCCGCCCTCGTCTCCGCCGCATGGCTCGCCTATCACCGCGCCACCCGCGGCTCGCCACGCGGCCGGCGGGCCGTCGAGTGCGCCGCCCTCGCCGCGGCCATTCTGGTGGTCTCCCTCTCGATGCAGCGCGCGAGCGACCGCTCGGCCCTCGCGCGCCTCCGCTCCGAATACGCCCCTCAGGTTCTCCAGCAGGAATCGCAGCGGCGGGTCGCGCTCGAGGCGGCGGTCGCGGAGGCCGCCGCCTCGCTGCGCGTCCGGGAGATCCTCGACTCCGTCGACATCGGCGAGGCCGAAAGCGTCGCCTACCGGATGTGGGTTTCCGGGCCGCTGTTCCACCGCGGCTACCAGTCCTCGCTCCAGGTCTTCGACCCTTCGGGAACGCCGCGCGGGTTGTTCGCGTTCGGCGTGCCGCCGCTGGGCGAGAGCCCGCCGGCATCGATCCCTCCGAAAGGAACGATCGTCGTGCGCGATCGCGAGCAGGCGCGCCTGGCCGCGAGCCTGCAGCGGTTCGTCCACGTCGAAGCGGGGATCTACGAAGGCGACCGCCCCATCGGCGTCGTCGTGGGTCACGTCCTCGACGACCCCTCGAACCTCCCCTTCCTCCCCGCCGTCGCGCCGTTCCTCGCGGCGATCGGACCCGGCGCCCCGAGACCGCCGGGGGCGCGGGAGCCGGACTACGTTCTCTACGACACCGACGGCGGCGTGCTCCTCCACACCGTGCTCGAGCCTCCCGCGGCCTCTCCGGAGCTGCGCGACGCGGCCCGGCGCGGAGCCACCGTGCGCATCGCGGACGGATCGGGACGCCACGTCGGCCTCCCCCTCCTCGACGGCGAACGCCTTCACCTGCTGCTCCTGCCCGAGCGCAGCGCGGCCGACACGGTGGCGGGATTCGTGCGACTGGCGGTCGCCACCTTCGCGATCGGGCTCGCGCTCGCGGCCCTCGCGCGCCTGGCGCGCCCGGGTGGCGCCGCGCGCCTGGTCGCGGCGCTTCGCGGTTCGTTCTACCGCAAGCTGCTCGCCTCGATCCTCGTCGCATCGGTCGCGCCGCTGGTCGCGTTCGCGTTGTTCCTGCGCGGCTACGTCGAGTCCCGCGTGGAGGCGGGGCTCGCCGCCTCGAGCGCGGGGGTGGCGAATGCGGTGCGGCGGGTGGTGGAGGACTACGCGGCGGTCGCGCTCGAGGAGTCGGCGGAGGAGACGCCGGCCCGCCTCAACGACGCCACCCTCGCGTGGCTTCGCGGGGTCGTCGGCCAGGAGATCCACCTCTACGAAGGGGGCGTCATGACCGCGACGTCGAAGCCGGAGCTGTTCGCATCGGGGCTCCTGCTCCCCCGCCTGGCGGGGGAAGTGCAGCGCGCGGTCGTCCTCGAAGGCCTCCCTTACCTCGTCCGGTGGGAGCATCTCGGGGAGCTGCGCCTGCCGGTGGCCTACGCGAGGGTGGACCTCGCGGGGCGACGCGAGCCGGCGGTGGTGGCGCTCCCGCTCGTCGCGCAGGAGAGGCAGGCGGCGCGCGGCGTCGAGCGCCTGCTGGAGATGCTCCTGCTCGCCACCGTGTTGCTCACGGGCGCGCTCGCCCTCGTCGCCGCGTTCGTGGCGCGAAGCGTGGCGCGGCCCGTCCGCGATCTCGTGCGCGCCGCCGCGCGGATCGCGCGGGGGGACTACGCCGCCCGGGCCGCGACCGCCAGCCGCGACGAGGTGCGCGACCTGGTGGACGGGTTCAACGCGATGGCCGCGGCCCTCGCCGCGCAGCGTGCGGATCTCGAGCGGCGGCGCGACCACATGGAGGCTCTGCTCCGCAACGCGACCACGGGCGTCGTCTCGACCGATCCGGAAGGGAGGATCGTCACGGCGAACCCGGCGGCGGAGGCGTTGATCGCCGCGGTGGGAGGCGAGCTCGCGCCCGGGGCGTCGCTCTCCGCGGCGATCGCGCGCGTTCCGGCCCTCGCGCCGCTCGCGAGCGCCGTCGCGCGCCCCCCCGCGGTGCCGGCCGAGCCGGAGGAGATCGACCTGTTGCTCGACGGGGGGGTCCGCCGCCTGCGTCTCGTGCGCGCCCCCCTCCCCGATCCCGACGGCGGCCCCCCGGGAACCCTCAACCTCGTCGACGACGTCACCGACCTCATGCGTTCGAACCAGCTCGCCGCGTGGGCGGAGATGGCGCGCGCGATCGCCCACGAGATCAAGAACCCTCTCACGCCGATCCAGCTCTCGACGGAGCACCTCGCGCGCCTGCTTCGCGATCGAGGCCAGCTCCCGTCCCCCGAGCTCGAGGCGTGCCTCGAGACGGTCCTCAAGCAGGTCCGGAACCTCCGGGAGATCGCCTCCGAGTTCGGCGCGTACGCGAAGCTGCCGGCGCTCAGCCCCGAGCCGATCGACGCGGCGTCGTTTCTCCGCGACGTCGCCGCCCCCTATGTCGCGGCCCCCCCGGCGGGGGTGACGATCGTCGAACGGCACCTCCCCGCCCCCTCGGTCGCGGTCGACCGCCGCGTCCTCGCGCGCGCGGTCGTCAACCTCGTGGAGAACGCGATCCAGGCGATGCCCGACGGCGGCACCCTCGCGCTCACCTCCGCGCCGCGCGGCCCGGACGCCGTCGAGCTCGTCGTCGCGGATTCCGGGGTGGGGCTCTCGGCGGATGCGCGCCGCCGGCTGTTCGAGCCGTATTTCTCGACCAAGTCGTCGGGGACCGGGCTCGGCCTTGCGATCGTCCGCCGCGCGGTCGAAGGACACGGCGGCCGGATCGAGGTCGAGGACGCGGCCGGCGGCGGCACCTTGTTCCGGATCGTGCTGCCCGCGGCGCCGTAG